In the genome of Mycteria americana isolate JAX WOST 10 ecotype Jacksonville Zoo and Gardens chromosome 7, USCA_MyAme_1.0, whole genome shotgun sequence, one region contains:
- the SEPTIN2 gene encoding septin-2, translated as MSKQQPAQFTNPETPGYVGFANLPNQVHRKSVKKGFEFTLMVVGESGLGKSTLINSLFLTDLYPERIIPGAAEKIERTVQIEASTVEIEERGVKLRLTVVDTPGYGDAINCRDCFKTIISYIDEQFERYLHDESGLNRRHIIDNRVHCCFYFISPFGHGLKPLDVEFMKAIHNKVNIVPVIAKADTLSLKERERLKKRILDEIEEHGIKIYHLPDAESDEDEDFKEQTRLLKASIPFCVVGSNQLIEAKGKKVRGRLYPWGVVEVENPEHNDFLKLRTMLITHMQDLQEVTQDLHYENFRSERLKRGGRKIEDEEVNKDQILLEKEAELRRMQEMIARMQAQMQMQMQSGEGDSSAVHGHHV; from the exons ATGTCCAAG caacaGCCTGCTCAGTTTACCAATCCAGAAACCCCTGGCTATGTTGGATTTGCAAACCTTCCCAATCAGGTTCACCGGAAGTCTGTGAAAAAGGGATTTGAATTTACTCTTATGGTGGTTG GTGAATCTGGATTGGGAAAATCTACATTAATAAACAGCCTCTTCTTGACAGATCTCTACCCAGAAAGGATaatcccaggagctgctg AGAAGATTGAACGCACTGTGCAGATTGAAGCATCAACAGTTGAAATTGAAGAAAGGGGTGTGAAACTACGTCTGACAGTTGTAGATACTCCAGGATATGGGGATGCTATCAATTGTCGAGACTG ttttaagACCATAATCTCTTACATTGATGAGCAGTTTGAGCGATATCTGCATGATGAGAGTGGTTTGAACAGAAGACATATCATAGATAACCGGGTTCattgctgcttctatttcattTCACCGTTTGGTCATGG cCTTAAGCCTCTGGATGTTGAGTTCATGAAGGCCATACATAACAAAGTAAATATTGTACCAGTGATTGCAAAAGCTGATACACTTTCTCTGAAAGAGCGAGAAAGACTAAAGAAAAGG ATTCTGGATGAAATAGAAGAGCATGGCATCAAGATTTATCACCTACCTGATGCTGAATCAGATGAGGATGAAGATTTTAAAGAGCAGACCAGGCTCCTGAAG GCCAGCATTCCATTTTGTGTAGTGGGATCCAATCAACTCATTGAAGCCAAAGGTAAAAAAGTTAGAGGTCGACTCTACCCATGGGGTGTAGTTGAAGTGGAGAATCCAGAACATAATGACTTCCTGAAGCTGAGGACCATGTTAAT cacCCATATGCAAGATCTTCAGGAGGTGACCCAGGATCTTCACTATGAGAACTTCCGCTCTGAGAGGCTCAAACGAGGTGGCAG gaaaatagAAGACGAAGAAGTAAATAAAGACCAGATTCTGcttgaaaaagaagctgaa cttcGTCGCATGCAGGAGATGATTGCGAGAATGCAGGCACAGATGCAGATGCAGATGCAAAGTGGAGAAGGAGATAGCAGTGCAGTTCATGGACACCATGTATAA